The Erwinia billingiae Eb661 nucleotide sequence TCCCTCGTTCCAGTATGAGTTCTGCAAAGGTTTCTATGCCCGCGTGGCGGATAACAAGCTGAATGGCCGCGTGGGCCGCCTGCTGGTTGGCCCGCTGCTGCGCTCACTGCAAAAAGTGTATGGCCATTCTGAGTATCTGGATTACCTCTCCAGCTTCCGTTATCCGCTCTCCGGTGAATTCGCCATGCGCACGCACGTGCTCAACGGCATCAAGATCCCTGGCGACTGGGGACTGGAAATCGGCGTGCTGTCAGAAATTTACCGCAACTACACCACCCGACAGAGTTGTCAGGTCGAGATTGCCGATAATTATGACCACAAGCATCAGCCATTATCGGAAGAGGATGGCACCGGTGGCTTGCGCAGGATGAGCAATGACATTGTGCAGTCGCTGCTGCGTAAGATGGCGACGATGGGCGTGAACATCACCAGCGACTCGTTCCGCGTGCTGAAAGCGACCTATTACCGCAATGCGCTGGATATGATGGAAGTTTATAACCACGAAGCGACGATGAACGGGCTGAAGTTCGATCAGCATGCCGAGGAAGCGGCGGTTGAGATGTTTACCCAGTCGATTCTGGATGCTGGTCAGTCGTTTATTGAACGGCCAAACGAGAAGCCTTTTATCCCGAGCTGGAGTCGGGTTCAGTCAGCGTTCCCGGATATTCTGCATCGGATTTATGACGCGGTAGAAGAGGATAACGCCGGCAACGTGTAATTATCGCGCCTGACGGCAGTGCAATTCAGGAAAGAAAAAGCAGGACGAGAGCGACTTCGTCCTGCTTTTTGGTGCTAGCTGGCAAGTTGGCTCTCGCCAGTGAGCAAAGGTGAGAGTTCTTCCTCCCTGAAGGCTTCGCGACGAACGCTGTGACCGTCATACCAGCGACACTCAACCATGCCACTGGCATAGCCTGTCACCACCATCGCCGGACCACCACTTTTAAGCTGCACTTCCTGACTGACCATGATCATAACTGACCCTCATGTTTGCAGACCTGACACCGGGAACTTCAGGTATAGCAGGCGGGCCAGTATTATTCTGTTAATGGGGAGTAAAACTTATGTTAAATCCCGATAAACCGCTCAATTTAAGGCAAATAAAAAAGGCGAATAAGCTAAGTTATTCGCCTTTTAAGGGAAAGTACTGGCGCTCTGGCGTCAGATTTTACAACCTTCACAATCCGCTTCATCACCTAAGTCGGCAGGCACTTCACTGGCCTTTTTTTCCGCATTGGCTTCGGCTTGTTCCAGCTCGGCATCAATATCAAATTCAAAAATGTCGTCTTTCATCATCACTCCAGAGTTCTTGCTCGCGAATAAGCTGCCTTTATACTGATTTACCCCGCATCCTGGCAACCAAATTCACCACCAACAGCACGATTGACCCCACAATCAGGCCCAGTACCAGGTGCGCCAGATTGCTCATTACCGAGGCAAGTAGCCCGGCAAAATCAGCGGTGTAATGCTCGATAAAGTGATGAATGGCCGGCACGCCATGGGCAATGATGCCACCGCCAACCAGGAACATGGCAATGGTGCCCACCACGGTCAGGATCTTCATCATCCACGGCGCCATCGCCAGCAGTGCACCGCCAATGGCTTTCGCCACCGCCGAGGATTTCTCCTGCAGCCACATGCCCAGATCGTCAATTTTCACGATGCCGGCCACAATCCCGTACACGCCCACCGTCACCAAAATGGCCACGCCCGCCAGTATTAACACCTGGTTCATTAACGGTGCTTCAGAGACGATGCCCAGAGTAATGGCGACAATTTCTGCCGACAGAATGAAGTCGGTCCGAATCGCGCCTTTGACCTTCTTCTTCTCAAACTCTGCCGCATTTTGCTGGGAGAGTTTTTTGATGCGCGCTTCTCTCGCCTCCGGGGTGTTCGCCGACTTGTCCTTGTGCAGACTGTGCAGCACCTTCTCGAAGCCTTCGTAACACAGGTAAGCCCCGCCAACCATCAGCAAAGGGGTGATTGCCCAGGGCGCAAACGCACTGATCACCAACGCCAGCGGCACCAGGATCAGCTTATTGAGGAAAGATCCTTTGGCGACGCCCCAGACCACGGGAAGTTCGCGATTGGCCTTAACGCCGCTAACCTGCTGCGCGTTCAGCGAAAGATCGTCCCCAAGCACGCCAGCGGTCTTCTTTACCGCCACCTTCCCCATTACCGAAATATCATCCAGCAGCGTGGCAATATCGTCCAAAAGTGTCAGTAAGCTCGTTCCTGCCAAAATTACGTTCCTTATTAGTGTTCATCGTGCTGACAACAGGGACAAACCTGTATTTCGGCCACTGCCATATCGGCAATACCGTCGCAATCCCACTCAACGCGGATCGGTTGCCCTTCGGCCTGATGGTGATGTAGGTATTTACTCACCGGGCTTTCGGTCATTCCGCTTATCTCTTCGGTTGCCACCAGGTGTTCACCGACAAATATCCGTGCGGTCGCATGGGTATTCACCATGCGCTCGCCGCTGATTTTATACAGCCGTCTTACCGTGAGTTTGATACTGGCCATGGTTTACCCTGCCGAGAGATGTTAAAGAGTGTGATCTAAACAATTATGAACGAGGGATGCAACTTGTGTGACGCTAATCGTCCTTCTGCCGGAAAAAAAGTGTTTTATCATCTGGTTGAAACGTTTTTTTAGCGTTAAGTTAACCCTCCTTTAACAGGCCGAGAAAAATATCATGTTACGCCGTGCTCCTGCCCTGCTGCCGCTGTTGGCCGCGCTGTTCGCCCTCTACTTTATCTGGGGATCGACCTACTTCGTGATTAAAGTGGGCGTTGCCAGCTGGCCGCCGATGATGCTGGCAGGTCTGCGTTTTCTGCTGGCCGGTGTCGTGTTGCTGGTGTTCCTGCTGCTGCGTGGCGAAAAACTGCCAGGCTGGCGTCCTGCGCTAAACGCCGCCCTGGTCGGCATCATGCTGCTGGCGATTGGTAACGGTGCGGTGACGGTGGCTGAGCACCAGAATGTCCCTTCCGGCATTGCAGCGGTGATGGTGGCGACGGTGCCGCTGTTTGCGATGTGCTTTAGCCGACTGTTCGGCATTCAGACCCGCTGGATTGAGTGGTTGGGGATTGCCGTTGGGCTGGTTGGCATCGTGCTGCTGAATAGCGGCGGCCATCTGGGGGGAAATCCCTGGGGCGCGCTGATGATCCTACTGGGCTCATTAAGCTGGGCGTTTGGATCCGTCTGGGGCTCACGCATCAATCTGCCACACGGCATGATGGCAGGTGCGGTGGAAATGCTGACCGCTGGTATCGTCCTGCTGATCGCCAGCACCGTAAGCGGTGAGCATCTGACCACCCGTCCGGGGATTGAAGGATTGCTGGCACTGGGTTATCTGAGCTTGTTTGGCTCGGTGATCGCCATTAACGCCTATATGTACCTGATCCGCAATGTGCCGCCGGCCATCGCCACCAGCTACGCCTATGTGAATCCGGTGGTGGCCGTGCTGCTGGGGATTGGATTTGGCGGTGAGAGCCTGACGTCAAGAGAGTGGCTGGCATTAGGGATTATTGTGCTGGCGGTCATTCTGGTGACGCTGGGCAAGTATCTGTTCCCGGCCAAGCCCACCGTAAAGCCTTGCGTATTGGGCGAGTAACGCGGCCCTTAAATCTGCCGGATCCCCTGGGAATCGATCTCTCCGTTTCCCTTTCCGGCACAGATCCACTCTTCCAGCCGGCTGGTCATCGCGTCTTCTTCCAGCCGCGTTTTGCCCCGCAACGCGCATTCCCACACCAGCAACACCTTCCAGCCCGCCGCGCTCAATTCGGCAATATAGCGCTTATCTCGCGCGACATTGCTGTCGATTTTCCCCAGCCAAAATGCCGTCCGCGTCGCCGGGACCTTAAACAGATGGCAATGGTGTTTGTGCCAGAAACAGCCGTGGACGAAGATAATGGTGTGATACTCATCCAGCACAAAATCGGGCCGGCCCGGCAGCGCCTTGTCCTGCACCCGATAGTGCAAGCCAAGGCCGGTCAGCAACTCTGCCAGCCGGGTTTCAATCGCCGTATCGCGCGTGCGGATCGCGCGCATGTTTTTGCTGCGGATTTCAGAGGAGTGAACGTCGGCCATTGTTATCATCCTTATGCTTTGGCTAAGTATAGCCCAGCTTAGGATCAGGCCAGTTAACGCTGCTTCACCGCCAACGCTATCCACGGCTGGAGCAGCTTAGCCACCGCCGCAAACGCCGGCACGACCACCGAATTACCGAACTGGCGGTAAGACTGGGTATCTGAAACCGGAATGCGGAAGCGGTAACTGCCCGGCGCTTCGAAGCCCATCAGCCTGGCGCACTCTCTTGGCGTCAGACGGCGCGGACGGCGCAGCTGATTTTCGGGCTGGTCAAAATCGACTTCACCCAGCTGACGATCCCATCCGCGATCGATAAGAATTTCAGAGCCGTCTTTGTAATAGCGCGCGGAGAGCGTACGCACCACGCCGGTTTCCACCTGCGGATCGACCAGGCCATAGCCAAAGCCGTTACCCTTTGCCTGATGCTTTTTGGCGTAGTTATAAAGGTATTTCCATAAGGTCGGCGTCAGAATGTATTTGGAGTCAACCTCGGGCTCCATTAAGGCCCGTAGCGGGATGCGCTGTTTGGGATAAAGCGTGGACAGCGCCTTCAGGGTGAATTCCGGCAGTTTCAGATCGCGACGCATCCCGACCAGCACAATACGTTCGCGATGCTGCGGCAGGAAATGTTTGCCATCAATGATCTTGGGATCCCCGGCGCCGCTGGCGTCGGCATCTGCCACGTCATAGCCCAGCTCATCCAGCGTGTCCATGATGATGCGGAAGGTTTTACCCTTATCGTGGCTCTTCAGATTTTTGACGTTTTCCAGCACGAAGATCGCCGGCTTTTTGGCGGTGATAATCCTCGCCACGTCGAAAAACAGCGTGCCCTGCGCTTCACATTCAAATCCATGGGCGCGGCCCAGCGCATTTTTCTTCGACACGCCGGCCAGTGAAAACGGCTGGCAGGGGAATCCGGCCAGCAGCACATCATGGTCAGGCACCTGCTTATCGATATGTTGATAAGCCTGCTGCTCACTCACCGCCGGATTGCCGCTCAGGGTGACGTCGCGGATATCCTGATTAAAGCGGTGTGCGTCAGGATCGCAATACCAGTTGGCTTTATAGGTTCTGACCGAATATTTGTTCCACTCGCTGGTGAACACGCACTGGCCGCCAATGGCCTCAAAGCCACTGCGAATGCCGCCGATGCCGGCAAACAGATCGATAAAGCGGAAGGCATAATGCGGATGATGAGCGGGAGGTGTCGGCAGCAGCTGGCTTAGCGCCTGATGTTCGGCTTCAGTCAGCGGCGTTGCGGCGCTTTTACCGCTCATCCAGCGACTCAGGCTGTCGCGCGTCCAGCCATGCTGGCTGGCTTGCTGTAATTCCGCCAGGACCCGTTTTTGGTCATAAATCGCCAGCACGCTGTGCAGTAACTCGCAGTCCTGATCAAATTTCTGCTGGCTTGCCTGTTCGGCTAACGGCAGCGCCACGCTGTCAAACTCGCTCATAATCACCCGACATCAATAAGTAAACGCCTGCAGTCTATCACTTCGCTGCGCCCGCGCCAGGCGGAAAAAAGATCGGGCAAGCTGGCGGCGCATTAAATCTGATAAAGGACGTTAAGACCGGGAGGATGGACATCGGCAAAAGGAGGCGTAACGAGTTGATGATGTAGATTGTGGCAGGAAGGAAGCCCCTCGCCAAAGTGAGGGGCACAAACAGGCGACCTACTTCTTCTTTTTAGATTTTTTCAGTAACGCGCGAATTTGTTTAAGCTCGCTGGCATTCAGCTGCTCATCGGTCTCTTCAGCTGTGCCCTGATTATCGACGGCGGTGTGTTCCACGGCGGTCAGGCTGTTTTGCAGACGCTGGCAAACTTCCTGACTCAGGGAGATTTGGTTTTCCAACGCCAGTGATTTAAGGGTTTCTTTTAAAGTGGGGTCAATCTTGATCGTAAGGCTTACGTTATCGGTCATCACTGATTCTCCTGAAAAATGTCCCAGATAACGTAGCCTGTATTGTGCGATTTAACTATACAGTCATAAAAATTTAATATTTCTATGAAACCGGACTAAATTCTCGTAACACGTCTTCATCGAGGGCGCAGAAATCCCCTTTCAATTCCGCACACAGCTTGGCCATGTAGGTCACCAGAAAACGGGCATTGTGTTCAGCCAGACGTTTACCTTCGACGGTTTGCATGGTGTCAGGCAGGCGCAACAATTTCTTCTGGAAATGGTCCAGCGCCCATTCGGTATCATTTAGCTGTCGTTCACGTCCCAGCGGATCGGCACTGTCGAACAGTGAACGCCCCAGCGCGCCAGAAACATAAAACACCCGCGCTAATCCAATCGCGCCTAATGATTCCAGACGGTCGGCATCCTGCACGATCTTTGCTTCCAGCGTTTCAGCGGTTACGCCGGCACTGAAGCTGTGAGCATGAACCGCGTGGGCCACCGCTTCGTATTTGTCTTTGGGGAAATCAGGAAAGACCTCGCGCAATACGCGGCGGGTCTCGACCGCGGCCTGCGCAGACGCCAGATGACGTTCCGGGTGATTTTTCGGCAGGTTCACAATATCGTGGAAATAACAGCCGGTAAGCACAACCAGCTCATCTGCCTCGGTGCCATTCATAATACGCTGTGCTGTCTGCCAGACCCGGCGCAAATGGGCCACGTCGTGGGCTTTATCATCCTGTGGCCAGGTCTCATGGAGCCAGCTTTCAAAACGCAGTTGCCAGTTAATAAGCGACATAGACTTCTCCTTATTGTTTGGACTTGTAGAGATGTCAGTGGGTGAAGGCCAGTCCACTGCTGGAAACCCGCCTGTACCAATTGGTCAAAAACGAGATCCACATCATGTTTATAACGCTAATTTTAACGGAATCACAACATATTTCGTCTTTTCAGCCTTTTGCCATAGGAAAATTTATTGATTAATTTTCAGGCAAATGGTTAAACAGACATAATGAACGCCGTGAAATTAACTGTCGGCTTTTATGCAAAGAGTGAGATAGAATTAACGCTACCCGACAATCTCTTATTTTGGGGCATTTTTACCTCGCGACGGTACGCTGTTTCAGCATCTGCACTGTAAGAGATTGTAAAGACGACATATGTCAAATTTGTTACCCCGCCTTTATTTTAGGGGATCATCTTGGGTAAGACCGGGTAGGACGACCTGATCATTCAGCAGGTGCGATGGCCCTAACCTGGCAGTGAAATCAACAAGCACAGCTAATGTTTACCTAAATTTTTGATTCTGGTATTTTTCTTCAGGCTAATGTTCAGATTATTCTGTCTTGTCTTTTTAGCGTTGCTGTGTTCATCGGTTCAACATGTAAGTAACAGAGGTCAAACCATGAAAGAACGCCCGATTTTGTTTAGCGATCAACGGGTGCGAGCGCTGCTCTCAGGCCAACAGAGCCAAACTCGGCGCATTATGAAGTCACAACTCTTTGGTCCCGGACAGGATAACCATGAGGGGTGCTATGGTATTGATGTGCTGAATAATCACCTGCAAGGCAACCGGGTTATGGGCATGGAAAACTTAAGTTACCACTGCCCTTACGGACAACCCGGCGACAGGCTTTGGGTCCGTGAAACCTGGCGCGGCCCGGTTATCGAGCCTGACGAAATGGCGGAATATCAGCGTTCGCCAGCGGCATTTAAAAGCGCGCGTTATTGCCAGTACCGTGCCGATACCAGCCAGTTCGCAACCGCCGAGCTGGATGAACAAGAGCAGTTTGGCTGGCAGGCCGGCATTCATATGCCCCGCTGGGCAAGCCGTATCGATCTGGTGGTCACCGGCATTCGTGTCGAGAAAATTCAGGATATCAGCGATGACGATGTGATCGCCGAGGGTGTGCAAACCGACTCCCATTTCCTGAATAACTTTTTCACCATGCACAGCGAAGCGGTTTCCAGCAAAGATGCCTATCGTAAACAATGGGCGTTACAGTATGGTGGCACCAGCTGGGAAGTTAACCCCTGGGTCTGGGTGATTGAGTTCGAACGCGTCTGAGGCGAAAGGCCGCTTTTTTGTACTTCATCACAGACACTGCTGGTTTTAAGTGATTGAATATGCGCCTTAAAGCCAGCGCATCCCACATTCAGCTTTCTTTCTTATGCACTGTTGCTGCCACGCAGCAGTTGCGTAAGACGGTGCGCTACGGCATGGTAAAGATCCCTTCAGCGAACCGGGTGCATCATGATCAAATGGCCGTGGAAAACCGACGAAGATGCCAGAAACGCCCTGCCCTGGCAGCAGGCAATGGCGATCCCCTTACTTGGCGCGCTAACCGATGCTGAACAGACATCGCTAATCTCATTAGCGAAACGCTTTCTACAGCAAAAACGCCTGGTCCCGCTGCAAGACTTCCAGCTTGATGAACTGAAAAGCACCCGCCTGGCACTGATCTTCTGCCTGCCCGTGTTGAATCTGGGTTATGACTGGCTGGACGGTTTTCACGAAGTGCTGCTCTACCCTTCCCCTTTTATGGTCGACGATGAATGGCAGGATGAATTTGGTCTGGTTCACCATGAAAAAATGGTGCATTCGGGTCAGAGCTGGCAGCAAGGTCCGGTGGTGCTGAACTGGCTGGATGTGCAGGACTCCTGGGATCTTTCCGGTTATAACCTGATTA carries:
- a CDS encoding glycosyltransferase family protein, giving the protein MSDFFQNGVITNFHNLTGRPVEELEKDLVRFSKKRKMALILPSLFSELEGPALSNIVDELAKVPYLEEIVIGLDKADREQFLFAREFFSRLPQRHRILWNDGPRLKALDAELDKEGLSPSQPGKGRNVWFCTGYTLASDKSSCVALHDCDIVTYERGMLARLLYPLANPSFQYEFCKGFYARVADNKLNGRVGRLLVGPLLRSLQKVYGHSEYLDYLSSFRYPLSGEFAMRTHVLNGIKIPGDWGLEIGVLSEIYRNYTTRQSCQVEIADNYDHKHQPLSEEDGTGGLRRMSNDIVQSLLRKMATMGVNITSDSFRVLKATYYRNALDMMEVYNHEATMNGLKFDQHAEEAAVEMFTQSILDAGQSFIERPNEKPFIPSWSRVQSAFPDILHRIYDAVEEDNAGNV
- a CDS encoding YodC family protein translates to MIMVSQEVQLKSGGPAMVVTGYASGMVECRWYDGHSVRREAFREEELSPLLTGESQLAS
- a CDS encoding DUF808 domain-containing protein — translated: MAGTSLLTLLDDIATLLDDISVMGKVAVKKTAGVLGDDLSLNAQQVSGVKANRELPVVWGVAKGSFLNKLILVPLALVISAFAPWAITPLLMVGGAYLCYEGFEKVLHSLHKDKSANTPEAREARIKKLSQQNAAEFEKKKVKGAIRTDFILSAEIVAITLGIVSEAPLMNQVLILAGVAILVTVGVYGIVAGIVKIDDLGMWLQEKSSAVAKAIGGALLAMAPWMMKILTVVGTIAMFLVGGGIIAHGVPAIHHFIEHYTADFAGLLASVMSNLAHLVLGLIVGSIVLLVVNLVARMRGKSV
- the yedA gene encoding drug/metabolite exporter YedA gives rise to the protein MLRRAPALLPLLAALFALYFIWGSTYFVIKVGVASWPPMMLAGLRFLLAGVVLLVFLLLRGEKLPGWRPALNAALVGIMLLAIGNGAVTVAEHQNVPSGIAAVMVATVPLFAMCFSRLFGIQTRWIEWLGIAVGLVGIVLLNSGGHLGGNPWGALMILLGSLSWAFGSVWGSRINLPHGMMAGAVEMLTAGIVLLIASTVSGEHLTTRPGIEGLLALGYLSLFGSVIAINAYMYLIRNVPPAIATSYAYVNPVVAVLLGIGFGGESLTSREWLALGIIVLAVILVTLGKYLFPAKPTVKPCVLGE
- a CDS encoding very short patch repair endonuclease, with amino-acid sequence MADVHSSEIRSKNMRAIRTRDTAIETRLAELLTGLGLHYRVQDKALPGRPDFVLDEYHTIIFVHGCFWHKHHCHLFKVPATRTAFWLGKIDSNVARDKRYIAELSAAGWKVLLVWECALRGKTRLEEDAMTSRLEEWICAGKGNGEIDSQGIRQI
- a CDS encoding DNA cytosine methyltransferase — protein: MSEFDSVALPLAEQASQQKFDQDCELLHSVLAIYDQKRVLAELQQASQHGWTRDSLSRWMSGKSAATPLTEAEHQALSQLLPTPPAHHPHYAFRFIDLFAGIGGIRSGFEAIGGQCVFTSEWNKYSVRTYKANWYCDPDAHRFNQDIRDVTLSGNPAVSEQQAYQHIDKQVPDHDVLLAGFPCQPFSLAGVSKKNALGRAHGFECEAQGTLFFDVARIITAKKPAIFVLENVKNLKSHDKGKTFRIIMDTLDELGYDVADADASGAGDPKIIDGKHFLPQHRERIVLVGMRRDLKLPEFTLKALSTLYPKQRIPLRALMEPEVDSKYILTPTLWKYLYNYAKKHQAKGNGFGYGLVDPQVETGVVRTLSARYYKDGSEILIDRGWDRQLGEVDFDQPENQLRRPRRLTPRECARLMGFEAPGSYRFRIPVSDTQSYRQFGNSVVVPAFAAVAKLLQPWIALAVKQR
- a CDS encoding phosphohydrolase: MSLINWQLRFESWLHETWPQDDKAHDVAHLRRVWQTAQRIMNGTEADELVVLTGCYFHDIVNLPKNHPERHLASAQAAVETRRVLREVFPDFPKDKYEAVAHAVHAHSFSAGVTAETLEAKIVQDADRLESLGAIGLARVFYVSGALGRSLFDSADPLGRERQLNDTEWALDHFQKKLLRLPDTMQTVEGKRLAEHNARFLVTYMAKLCAELKGDFCALDEDVLREFSPVS
- the mtfA gene encoding DgsA anti-repressor MtfA, giving the protein MIKWPWKTDEDARNALPWQQAMAIPLLGALTDAEQTSLISLAKRFLQQKRLVPLQDFQLDELKSTRLALIFCLPVLNLGYDWLDGFHEVLLYPSPFMVDDEWQDEFGLVHHEKMVHSGQSWQQGPVVLNWLDVQDSWDLSGYNLIIHEVAHKLDSRGSGHANGVPSIALRDVAGWEQDLQAAMKDIQDEIDTVGENAASIDAYAASDAAECFAVLSEYFFTAPDIVQDRFPSLYQRFSQFYRQDPAKRYSDAQSRQNDRGIVH